A part of Carettochelys insculpta isolate YL-2023 chromosome 1, ASM3395843v1, whole genome shotgun sequence genomic DNA contains:
- the LOC142002885 gene encoding olfactory receptor 51G2-like isoform X2, whose protein sequence is MTALNDTRFNSVVFLLTGIPGQEDIYLWISVPFCLMYVISIIGNSVIVFIIKTDPSLHEPMYIFLSMLAVTDLGLSVSSMPTILGLLWFNSRKISLNACLAQLFFIHSLSFIESSVLLSMAFDRFIAIRDPLRYVSILTPPRIAKMGLVFVLRTVVLILPLPILLKQFQYCQNNVLSHSYCLHQEVMKMACSDIRVNIIYGLFIIVATVGLDSLLILLSYVMILRTVLSIASHAERLRALNTCVSHLCAVLLFYTPMIGLSVIHRFGNGSSHLLQILIGYIYLLVPPLMNPIVYSVKSKHLRVRIIRVFVK, encoded by the coding sequence ATGACAGCCCTTAATGACACCAGATTCAACTCTGTAGTGTTCCTTCTCACCGGGATACCAGGGCAGGAAGACATCTATCTCTGGATCTCTGTCCCTTTCTGCTTAATGTATGTTATTTCAATAATAGGAAATTCAGTTATTGTGTTCATTATAAAGAcagatccaagcctccatgagcccatgtacattttcctttctatGCTTGCTGTCACAGACCTTGGCTTATCGGTATCCTCCATGCCGACAATACTGGGCTTATTGTGGTTTAACTCTAGAAAGATAAGTTTAAACGCCTGTTTGGCCCAACTGTTCTTCATCCACTCGCTTTCTTTCATTGAATCCTCCGTGCTCCTGTCGATGGCCTTTGATCGCTTCATCGCAATCCGTGACCCGCTGAGATATGTTTCCATCTTAACCCCGCCGAGAATAGCCAAGATGGGACTGGTGTTTGTGCTAAGGACTGTAGTCCTAATACTACCACTCCCCATTCTCTTGAAACAATTCCAGTACTGTCAAAACAATGTCCTGTCCCATTCCTACTGCCTGCACCAGGAGGTCATGAAGATGGCTTGTTCGGACATCAGAGTCAACATCATCTATGGCTTGTTCATCATAGTTGCAACAGTGGGGCTGGACTCTCTGCTCATCCTCCTCTCTTATGTGATGATTCTCAGAACAGTGCTGAGCATCGCATCCCATGCTGAGCGCCTCCGGGCCCTGAACACCTGTGTATCCCACCTCTGCGCTGTCCTGCTCTTCTACACGCCAATGATCGGCCTGTCTGTGATACACAGGTTTGGGAATGGCTCTTCTCACTTGCTTCAGattctcattggctacatctacctgCTGGTCCCGCCCCTGATGAACCCGATcgtgtacagtgtgaaaagcaaacacctgCGTGTGAGGATCATCAGGGTGTTTGTCAAGTGA
- the LOC142002885 gene encoding olfactory receptor 51G2-like isoform X1, whose protein sequence is MTALNDTRFNSVVFLLTGIPGQEDIYLWISVPFCLMYVISIIGNSVIVFIIKTDPSLHEPMYIFLSMLAVTDLGLSVSSMPTILGLLWFNSRKISLNACLAQLFFIHSLSFIESSVLLSMAFDRFIAIRDPLRYVSILTPPRIAKMGLVFVLRTVVLILPLPILLKQFQYCQNNVLSHSYCLHQEVMKMACSDIRVNIIYGLFIIVATVGLDSLLILLSYVMILRTVLSIASHAERLRALNTCVSHLCAVLLFYTPMIGLSVIHRFGNGSSHLLQILIGYIYLLVPPLMNPIVYSVKSKHLRKGIL, encoded by the coding sequence ATGACAGCCCTTAATGACACCAGATTCAACTCTGTAGTGTTCCTTCTCACCGGGATACCAGGGCAGGAAGACATCTATCTCTGGATCTCTGTCCCTTTCTGCTTAATGTATGTTATTTCAATAATAGGAAATTCAGTTATTGTGTTCATTATAAAGAcagatccaagcctccatgagcccatgtacattttcctttctatGCTTGCTGTCACAGACCTTGGCTTATCGGTATCCTCCATGCCGACAATACTGGGCTTATTGTGGTTTAACTCTAGAAAGATAAGTTTAAACGCCTGTTTGGCCCAACTGTTCTTCATCCACTCGCTTTCTTTCATTGAATCCTCCGTGCTCCTGTCGATGGCCTTTGATCGCTTCATCGCAATCCGTGACCCGCTGAGATATGTTTCCATCTTAACCCCGCCGAGAATAGCCAAGATGGGACTGGTGTTTGTGCTAAGGACTGTAGTCCTAATACTACCACTCCCCATTCTCTTGAAACAATTCCAGTACTGTCAAAACAATGTCCTGTCCCATTCCTACTGCCTGCACCAGGAGGTCATGAAGATGGCTTGTTCGGACATCAGAGTCAACATCATCTATGGCTTGTTCATCATAGTTGCAACAGTGGGGCTGGACTCTCTGCTCATCCTCCTCTCTTATGTGATGATTCTCAGAACAGTGCTGAGCATCGCATCCCATGCTGAGCGCCTCCGGGCCCTGAACACCTGTGTATCCCACCTCTGCGCTGTCCTGCTCTTCTACACGCCAATGATCGGCCTGTCTGTGATACACAGGTTTGGGAATGGCTCTTCTCACTTGCTTCAGattctcattggctacatctacctgCTGGTCCCGCCCCTGATGAACCCGATcgtgtacagtgtgaaaagcaaacacctgC